From the genome of Odocoileus virginianus isolate 20LAN1187 ecotype Illinois chromosome 16, Ovbor_1.2, whole genome shotgun sequence, one region includes:
- the TMEM266 gene encoding transmembrane protein 266 isoform X2 gives MVASTVANGPRSPWDAISLIIMFRIWRVKRVIDAYVLPVKVEMEMVIQQYEKAKAIQDEQLERLTQICQEQGFEIRQLRAHLAQQDLDLAAEREAALQAPHVLSQPRSRYKVVEAGTWAEETAAESVVEELQPAQEATVKDDMNSYISQYYNGPSSDSGVPEPAVCMVTTAAIDIHQPNVSSDLFSIDVPLKLGSDGTGASASSESATRSTRSSGTRAQSDSSQTLGSSTDCSAAREEPSSGPSLSALPPPPPPSQQHTAEATVQDLLSPLSEDPCPSQRALDSGPLAQSSPEGSAQPSPELEHRVSLFNQKNREGFTVFQIKPVIHFQPAAPVLEEKFRSLESKEQKLNRVPEA, from the exons CCTACGTCCTGCCGGTGAAGGTGGAGATGGAGATGGTCATCCAGCAGTATGAGAAGGCCAAGGCCATCCAAGACGAGCAGCTGGAGAGACTGACGCAGATCTGTCAGGAGCAAGGG TTTGAGATCCGGCAGCTGCGGGCGCACCTGGCGCAGCAGGACTTGGACCTGGCGGCGGAGCGCGAGGCGGCGCTGCAGGCCCCGCACGTGCTCAGCCAGCCGCGCAGCCGCTACAAGGTGGTGGAGGCCGGCACGTGGGCCGAGGAGACGGCGGCCGAGAGCGTCGTGGAGGAGCTGCAGCCCGCGCAAG AAGCCACGGTGAAAGATGACATGAACAGCTACATCAGCCAGTACTACAATGGGCCCAGCAGTG ACAGCGGCGTCCCAGAGCCAGCTGTGTGCATGGTCACCACGGCCGCCATCGACATCCACCAGCCCAACGTCTCCTCTGACCTCTTTTCCATCGATGTGCCCCTGAAGCTTGGCAGCGATGGCACCGGTGCCAGCGCCAGCTCCGAGAGTGCCACCCGCTCCACGCGCAGCTCCGGCACCCGGGCCCAGAGTGACAGCAGCCAGACGCTGGGCtcctccacggactgcagcgccGCCCGCGAGGAGCCGTCCTCCGGGCCCAGCCTCTCTGCCctgccgccgcccccgccgccatCTCAGCAGCATACGGCAGAGGCCACAGTCCAGGACCTGTTGTCCCCCCTGTCGGAggacccctgcccctcccagagGGCCTTGGACTCCGGCCCCCTTGCCCAGTCCAGCCCAGAGGGCtcggcccagcccagccctgagcTGGAGCACAGGGTGAGCCTGTTTAACCAGAAGAACCGGGAGGGCTTCACCGTCTTTCAGATCAAGCCTGTCATCCATTTCCAGCCGGCTGCGCCTGTGCTGGAGGAAAAGTTCAGATCTTTGGAATCCAAAGAGCAGAAGTTGAACAGGGTCCCTGAAGCCTAG